A window from Macaca nemestrina isolate mMacNem1 chromosome 8, mMacNem.hap1, whole genome shotgun sequence encodes these proteins:
- the LOC105468493 gene encoding zinc fingers and homeoboxes protein 1, translated as MASRRKSTTPCMVLASEQDPDLELISDLEEGPPVLTPVENTRAESISSDEEVNESLDSDNQQNKKVEGGYECKYCTFQTPDLNMFTFHVDSEHPNVVLNSSYVCVECNFLTKRYDALSEHNLKYHPGEENFKLTMVKRNNQTIFEQTINDLTFDGSFVKEENLEQAEPTEVSSSGISISKTPIMKMMKNKVENKRIAVHHNSVEDVPEEKENEIKPDREEIVENPSSSASESNTSTSIVNRIHPSTASTVVTPAAVLPGLAQVITAVSAQQNSNLIPKVLIPVNSIPTYNAALDNNPLLLNTYNKFPYPTMSEITVLSAQAKYTEEQIKIWFSAQRLKHGVSWTPEEVEEARRKQFNGTVHTVPQTITVIPTHISTGSNGLPSILQTCQIVGQPGLVLTQVAGTNSLPVTAPIALTVAGVPSQNNVQKSQVPAAQPTAEAKPATAAVPASQSVKHETALVNPDSFGIRAKKTKEQLAELKVSYLKNQFPHDSEIIRLMKITGLTKGEIKKWFSDTRYNQRNSKSNQCLHLNNDSSTTIIIDSSDETTESPSVGTAQPKQSWNPFPDFTPQKFKEKTAEQLRVLQASFLNSSVLTDEELNRLRAQTKLTRREIDAWFTEKKKSKALKEEKMEIDESNAGSSKEEAGETSPGDESGAPKSGSTGKICKKTPEQLHMLKSAFVRTQWPSPEEYDKLAKESGLARTDIVSWFGDTRYAWKNGNLKWYYYYQSANSSSMNGLSSLRKRGRGRPKGRGRGRPRGRPRGSKRINNWDRGPSLIKFKTGTAILKDYYLKHKFLNEQDLDELVNKSHMGYEQVREWFAERQRRSELGIELFEENEEEDEVIDDQEEDEEETDDSDTWEPPRHVKRKLSKSDD; from the coding sequence ATGGCAAGCAGGCGAAAATCAACAACACCTTGCATGGTCCTTGCCAGTGAACAAGATCCAGACCTTGAGTTGATATCAGATTTGGAGGAAGGTCCTCCTGTACTTACACCTGTAGAAAACACCAGAGCAGAGAGTATCTCAAGTGATGAAGAAGTTAATGAATCTTTGGATTCAGAcaatcagcaaaataaaaaagttgaagGTGGATATGAATGTAAATATTGTACTTTTCAAACTCCAGATCTAAATATGTTTACTTTTCATGTGGATTCAGAACATCCCAACGTAGTGCTAAATTCATCCTATGTTTGTGTCGAATGCAATTTTCTTACCAAAAGGTATGATGCACTTTCTGAGCATAATCTGAAATATCACCCAGGAGAAGAGAATTTTAAGTTGACTATGGTGAAACGTAATAACCAGACAATCTTTGAACAAACAATAAATGATCTGACTTTTGATGGTAGTTTTGTTAAAGAGGAGAATTTAGAGCAAGCAGAACCTACAGAAGTTTCTTCTTCAGGAATATCTATCAGTAAAACTCCTATcatgaaaatgatgaaaaataaagtggaaaacaAACGGATTGCAGTTCATCATAACTCAGTTGAGGACGTTcctgaagagaaagagaatgaaatcaaACCAGACCGTGAAGAAATTGTAGAAAAcccaagttcttcagcttctgAATCGAATACAAGTACTTCCATTGTAAACAGAATACATCCAAGTACTGCCAGCACGGTAGTGACACCAGCAGCAGTTCTTCCTGGATTGGCACAGGTGATAACTGCTGTATCTGCTCAGCagaattctaatttgattccCAAAGTCTTAATCCCTGTTAATAGCATTCCCACCTACAATGCTGCATTGGATAACAATCCCCTTTTACTTAACACCTATAACAAATTCCCTTATCCAACAATGTCAGAAATTACAGTTCTTTCTGCTCAAGCAAAATATACAGAGGAACAGATCAAGATATGGTTTTCAGCCCAACGTTTAAAACACGGTGTTAGTTGGACTCCTGAGGAAGTAGAGGAGGCAAGAAGGAAACAATTCAATGGAACAGTGCATACTGTACCTCAGACCATAACTGTTATTCCTACACACATTTCCACAGGGAGTAATGGTTTACCATCTATTTTACAGACATGCCAAAtagttggtcagcctggtctggTCCTTACTCAAGTGGCTGGAACAAACAGCTTGCCAGTTACAGCACCTATAGCCTTGACAGTGGCAGGCGTTCCAAGTCAAAATAATGTACAGAAAAGTCAGGTACCTGCTGCTCAGCCTACTGCAGAAGCAAAGCCAGCAACAGCAGCAGTTCCAGCTTCTCAAAGTGTCAAACATGAAACTGCATTGGTAAACCCTGATTCATTTGGCATTCGGGCGAAAAAGACAAAAGAGCAACTGGCAGAATTAAAAGTTAGCTACCTTAAAAATCAGTTTCCCCATGATTCAGAAATTATCAGACTTATGAAAATAACAGGCCTGACAAAAGGAGAGATTAAAAAATGGTTTAGTGACACAAGGTACAACCAGAGAAATTCAAAGAGTAATCAGTGCTTACATCTCAACAATGATTCCTCTACCACCATTATTATAGACTCCAGTGATGAAACCACGGAATCCCCATCTGTTGGTACTGCACAGCCTAAGCAATCCTGGAATCCTTTTCCTGACTTTACTCCccaaaaatttaaagagaaaactgCAGAGCAGCTTCGTGTCCTTCAGGCAAGTTTTCTCAACAGCTCTGTACTTACAGATGAAGAATTAAATAGGTTAAGGGCACAAACCAAACTTACCAGAAGAGAAATCGATGCTTGGTTTACAgagaagaagaaatcaaaagctttaaaggaagagaaaatggagaTAGATGAAAGTAATGCAGGTAGTTCCAAAGAAGAAGCTGGAGAAACTTCTCCTGGAGATGAATCTGGTGCACCTAAGTCAGGGAGTACAGGCAAGATATGTAAAAAAACACCTGAGCAGCTGCACATGCTTAAGAGTGCATTTGTCCGGACACAGTGGCCATCACCAGAAGAATATGACAAGTTGGCCAAAGAAAGCGGGCTTGCTAGAACAGACATAGTTAGTTGGTTTGGGGACACCCGTTATGCTTGGAAGAATGGAAACTTGAAATGGTACTACTACTATCAGAGCGCCAATTCAAGTAGTATGAATGGTCTGTCTTCCcttaggaaaagagggagagggagacccAAAGGACGGGGAAGAGGAAGACCACGTGGGCGGCCTAGAGGAAGCAAAAGAATTAACAACTGGGACAGGGGACCATCactcataaaatttaaaactggaACTGCAATACTTAAGGATTATTACCTGAAGCACAAGTTTCTTAATGAGCAAGACCTTGATGAACTTGTTAACAAATCACATATGGGCTATGAGCAGGTCAGAGAGTGGTTTGCAGAAAGACAGAGAAGATCAGAATTAGGTATAGAATTATTTgaggaaaatgaggaggaagatgAAGTTATTGATGACCAGGAAGAGGATGAAGAAGAAACAGATGATAGTGACACTTGGGAACCTCCACGACATGTGAAACGGAAGCTTTCTAAATCAGATGACTGA